Proteins encoded together in one Desulfonatronovibrio magnus window:
- a CDS encoding response regulator transcription factor, whose translation MTSTDKTIVNKYICEAPFTDRHAFRSILIVDDDPEYLLIIEKILTSAGYRIFKAGTGSECLELIPRHRPDLILLDVNLPDASGFDICMQIKADPDIANTHILFLSGIKTSPEDQAQGLRAGADGYLTKPVHKELLLARIEAVMRTVQTEEKLRQSEQRLVAAQRMAKTGDFIWDMEVREVSWSDTMCDILQYEKSQISDPASHIKIFHPEDMESITHWFNECITSGSKELRPEVFRIIRKDGKVLSVRTTGIIHYRQSKAPLVFATVQDITEYRQLEETLKQNEERFQKMLSMVPDMISIHDPDMNIIYSNWQGVCSSSSGKKGPEHQVLPHIQGL comes from the coding sequence ATGACAAGCACCGACAAAACGATTGTTAATAAATACATATGTGAAGCTCCTTTTACGGACAGGCATGCCTTCCGTTCCATCCTTATAGTAGATGATGACCCTGAATATTTATTGATCATTGAAAAGATCCTGACTTCAGCGGGCTACCGGATTTTTAAGGCAGGAACGGGCTCTGAATGTTTAGAGCTGATTCCTCGACATAGACCTGACCTAATATTGCTGGATGTCAATCTTCCGGATGCCAGCGGCTTTGATATTTGTATGCAGATCAAGGCTGATCCGGATATTGCCAATACTCATATCCTTTTTTTATCCGGGATAAAGACCAGTCCTGAAGATCAGGCCCAAGGTCTGCGAGCCGGTGCTGACGGATATTTAACAAAACCGGTCCATAAAGAACTGTTACTTGCCCGGATAGAAGCTGTTATGCGAACTGTCCAGACTGAGGAAAAGTTGAGGCAAAGTGAGCAAAGACTTGTTGCGGCACAGAGAATGGCAAAAACAGGAGATTTTATCTGGGATATGGAAGTTAGAGAAGTGAGCTGGTCAGATACAATGTGTGATATTTTGCAATACGAAAAGTCTCAAATCAGCGATCCGGCTTCTCATATAAAAATTTTTCACCCGGAAGATATGGAATCAATAACTCACTGGTTTAATGAATGTATCACATCCGGAAGCAAAGAGCTAAGACCTGAAGTATTCAGGATTATCCGCAAGGACGGAAAGGTTTTATCCGTAAGGACCACTGGCATTATACACTACAGACAGAGTAAAGCTCCCCTGGTTTTTGCTACAGTCCAGGATATAACAGAATACAGGCAGCTTGAGGAGACACTGAAGCAAAACGAAGAACGCTTTCAAAAAATGTTGTCCATGGTTCCGGATATGATTTCCATACATGATCCGGACATGAACATTATCTACAGCAACTGGCAGGGGGTTTGCAGCAGTTCCTCCGGAAAAAAGGGTCCTGAACACCAAGTGTTACCGCACATACAGGGGCTATGA
- a CDS encoding DUF1566 domain-containing protein, with translation MSFTCMIFRFIKFCHGMGRAGRDASPKNSPSTGELIMKKILAFAAMAVMLCLTWMVMSGEAQAQRFTDNGNGTVTDTVTGLMWTKDANPFGRLNWKDAMSRCSSFSISGIDGWLLPSKDELEAIYHAIQGGHPFTGVQASYYWSSTPYPDMADHACGVHMGNVYVHHRKAPYSHVWPVRAGQ, from the coding sequence TTGTCGTTTACATGTATGATTTTTAGATTCATAAAGTTTTGCCATGGGATGGGTCGTGCTGGCAGAGATGCAAGCCCCAAAAATTCACCATCAACAGGAGAACTAATCATGAAAAAGATTCTTGCGTTTGCAGCTATGGCAGTCATGCTCTGCCTGACCTGGATGGTCATGTCCGGGGAAGCCCAGGCCCAGCGGTTCACGGACAATGGGAACGGGACGGTGACGGACACGGTGACGGGGCTGATGTGGACCAAGGATGCCAACCCGTTCGGCAGATTGAATTGGAAAGACGCCATGTCCAGGTGCAGCTCTTTCAGCATCTCCGGAATTGACGGCTGGCTGCTGCCGAGCAAGGATGAGCTTGAGGCTATATACCATGCAATTCAAGGCGGACATCCCTTTACCGGGGTCCAGGCGTCCTACTACTGGTCCAGCACGCCCTACCCGGACATGGCGGACCACGCATGTGGCGTGCACATGGGCAACGTCTACGTGCACCACCGCAAGGCCCCCTACAGCCACGTGTGGCCGGTCCGCGCCGGACAGTGA